From Amycolatopsis sp. YIM 10, the proteins below share one genomic window:
- a CDS encoding Gfo/Idh/MocA family protein produces MCPVDQQLRVGLVGGGPWAKTVHAPGLAEHPGTDLTAIWTRRPEAARELAEAHCATTVDTVDELLDQVDAVAFAVPPSVQADIATKAAAAGKHLILEKPIAGDLATAERLAGTVAESGVAALVMFTLRYAIQTQEWLAGLKEAGGWVGGSARWLSGALLNETYRDSAWRHEDAGALADVGPHAFDLLDAALGPITGVLAAHRTDGDLWTVLLEHEGGITSTAVLSLRLPILPTVVELAVFGENGFRSVNQRPGTPQDSYTALLDDFAALIASGTREHPCDVRRGLHIQRVIDQALRVVSK; encoded by the coding sequence ACGCACCGGGACTGGCCGAACACCCCGGCACCGATCTGACCGCGATCTGGACCCGCCGCCCCGAGGCCGCCCGCGAGCTGGCCGAGGCGCACTGCGCCACCACCGTGGACACCGTGGACGAGCTGCTCGACCAGGTCGACGCGGTCGCCTTCGCGGTACCGCCGTCGGTACAGGCCGATATCGCGACCAAGGCGGCGGCCGCGGGCAAGCACCTGATCCTGGAGAAGCCGATCGCCGGTGATCTCGCCACCGCGGAACGCCTCGCCGGGACCGTGGCCGAGTCGGGTGTCGCGGCGCTGGTCATGTTCACCCTGCGATACGCCATCCAGACCCAGGAGTGGCTGGCCGGGCTGAAGGAAGCGGGCGGCTGGGTCGGCGGCAGCGCGCGCTGGCTCTCGGGCGCGCTGCTGAACGAGACCTACCGCGATTCGGCGTGGCGGCACGAGGACGCGGGCGCGCTCGCCGACGTCGGCCCGCACGCGTTCGACCTGCTCGACGCGGCGCTCGGCCCGATCACCGGCGTGCTCGCCGCGCACCGCACCGACGGCGACCTGTGGACCGTGCTGCTCGAACACGAAGGTGGCATCACCAGCACGGCCGTGCTCTCGCTGCGGTTGCCGATCCTGCCGACGGTGGTGGAGCTGGCGGTGTTCGGCGAGAACGGGTTCCGCAGCGTGAACCAGCGGCCGGGCACCCCGCAGGACAGCTACACCGCCCTGCTCGACGACTTCGCCGCGCTCATCGCCAGCGGCACCCGCGAGCATCCGTGCGACGTCCGGCGCGGGCTGCACATCCAGCGAGTGATCGACCAAGCCCTTCGGGTGGTTTCGAAGTAA
- a CDS encoding TNT domain-containing protein, with product MRWFKSFATAVALLSAVLVVPPTASAATDSRLTECSSSFFHGDKRLGPQRLPKLGVVGWQLLGYDRTGHLPEQRFLAEYYDTAAGSWRYPPADGYVIGPDGQPEREVGKLEPGERIDRYGSEYGGFLAPKGSHYSTRAIPPQNLVGVPAEQCNYRAYQVLREFSVYEGPIAPWFAQPGGGEQYQLNAALVPGAPAQLNVLWLVDNGYLARL from the coding sequence ATGCGCTGGTTCAAGAGTTTCGCGACCGCGGTCGCCCTGCTCTCCGCGGTACTGGTGGTACCGCCGACGGCCTCGGCGGCCACCGATTCCCGCCTCACCGAATGCTCGTCGAGCTTCTTCCACGGTGACAAGCGACTCGGCCCGCAACGCCTGCCGAAGCTGGGAGTGGTCGGCTGGCAGTTGCTCGGCTACGACCGCACCGGGCACCTGCCGGAGCAGCGGTTCCTCGCCGAGTACTACGACACCGCGGCGGGCAGCTGGCGGTACCCGCCCGCCGACGGTTACGTGATCGGCCCGGACGGCCAGCCGGAGCGCGAAGTCGGGAAATTGGAGCCGGGTGAGCGGATCGACCGCTACGGCAGTGAGTACGGCGGTTTCCTCGCGCCAAAGGGTTCGCACTACTCCACCCGCGCGATCCCGCCGCAGAACCTCGTCGGCGTCCCGGCCGAGCAGTGCAACTACCGCGCCTACCAGGTGCTGCGGGAGTTCTCCGTCTACGAAGGACCGATCGCGCCGTGGTTCGCGCAGCCCGGCGGTGGTGAGCAGTACCAGCTCAACGCCGCGCTGGTGCCGGGCGCACCGGCCCAGCTGAACGTGCTCTGGCTGGTGGACAACGGTTATCTCGCCCGGCTGTGA
- a CDS encoding tripartite tricarboxylate transporter permease, which produces MDALTNLLDGFGTALTPQHLLFAAIGVILGTAIGVLPGIGPAMAVALLLPVTYGLDPTAAFIMFAGIYYGGMFGGSTTSILLNTPGESAAVVAAIEGNPMARKGRGSQALAAAAIGHFIGGIIGTTALVLLAPMVAKLAVDIGAPDYFAIMVLAFIAVTSVLGKSRVRGFASLLIGLTIGLVGLDEMTGQSRLTFGSLHLSDGIDVVIVAVGLFAVGESLWVAAHLRQKQAKPIPVGRPWLSKADLRRTWKPWLRGPVIGFPFGAIPAGGAEIPTFLSYVTEKRLSKHKDEFGKGAIEGVAGPESTASASAAGTLVSMLTLGLPTTAVAAVMLAAFQQYGIQPGPLLFERESALVWGLIASLFVGTVLLLVINLPMAPVWAKLLRIPRPYLYAGILFFASVGAYAVGGEVIDLILLFIIGLIGFAMRRYGLPVLPAVIGVILGPSAEQQMRRALQLSDGELTGLVNSPMAVVVYAIIAVLLAWPLLRKLRRKPEPTPEHERIDA; this is translated from the coding sequence GGACGCGCTGACCAATCTGCTGGACGGGTTCGGCACCGCGCTCACCCCACAGCACCTGCTCTTCGCCGCGATCGGCGTCATTCTCGGCACCGCGATCGGCGTGCTGCCGGGCATCGGCCCGGCGATGGCGGTGGCGCTGCTGCTGCCGGTGACCTACGGGCTGGACCCGACCGCGGCGTTCATCATGTTCGCCGGCATCTACTACGGCGGCATGTTCGGCGGGTCGACCACGTCGATCCTGCTGAACACCCCGGGTGAGAGCGCGGCGGTGGTCGCCGCGATCGAAGGAAATCCGATGGCCCGCAAGGGCCGCGGCTCGCAGGCGCTGGCCGCGGCGGCGATCGGGCACTTCATCGGCGGCATCATCGGCACCACCGCGCTGGTGCTGCTGGCGCCGATGGTGGCCAAGCTCGCCGTGGACATCGGCGCGCCGGACTACTTCGCCATCATGGTGCTCGCGTTCATCGCGGTGACCTCGGTGCTCGGGAAGTCCCGCGTCCGCGGGTTCGCGTCACTGCTGATCGGGCTGACCATCGGCCTGGTCGGGCTGGACGAGATGACCGGGCAGTCGCGGCTGACCTTCGGTTCGCTGCACCTGTCCGACGGCATCGACGTGGTGATCGTGGCGGTCGGCCTGTTCGCCGTCGGCGAGTCGCTGTGGGTGGCCGCGCACCTGCGGCAGAAGCAGGCGAAGCCGATCCCGGTCGGGCGGCCGTGGCTGTCCAAGGCGGACCTTCGCCGGACCTGGAAGCCCTGGCTGCGCGGGCCGGTGATCGGGTTCCCGTTCGGCGCGATCCCGGCCGGTGGCGCGGAGATCCCGACCTTCCTGTCCTACGTCACGGAAAAGCGGCTGTCGAAGCACAAGGACGAGTTCGGCAAGGGCGCCATCGAAGGCGTCGCCGGGCCCGAGTCCACGGCCAGCGCGTCGGCCGCCGGAACCCTGGTGTCCATGCTGACGCTGGGCCTGCCGACCACGGCGGTGGCCGCGGTGATGCTGGCGGCGTTCCAGCAGTACGGCATCCAGCCGGGCCCGCTGCTGTTCGAACGCGAGTCGGCGCTGGTGTGGGGCCTCATCGCGAGCCTGTTTGTCGGCACGGTGCTGCTGCTGGTGATCAACCTGCCGATGGCGCCGGTGTGGGCGAAGCTGCTGCGGATCCCGCGGCCGTACCTCTACGCGGGCATCCTGTTCTTCGCCAGCGTCGGGGCCTACGCCGTCGGCGGCGAGGTGATCGACCTGATTCTGCTGTTCATCATCGGGCTGATCGGTTTTGCCATGCGGCGCTACGGGCTGCCGGTGCTGCCCGCGGTGATCGGCGTGATCCTCGGGCCGAGCGCGGAACAGCAGATGCGCCGGGCGCTGCAGCTGTCCGACGGTGAGCTGACCGGACTGGTGAACTCGCCGATGGCGGTGGTGGTCTACGCGATCATCGCGGTGCTGCTGGCGTGGCCGCTGCTGCGGAAGCTGCGCCGGAAGCCGGAGCCGACCCCGGAGCACGAGCGCATCGACGCCTGA